The proteins below come from a single Aegilops tauschii subsp. strangulata cultivar AL8/78 chromosome 6, Aet v6.0, whole genome shotgun sequence genomic window:
- the LOC109752310 gene encoding serrate RNA effector molecule isoform X1: MWPTWDVPRSPGDQPVRPLLAAPPGDRHARPGPARSWADEADAADDDPPLPPPPPLGSSRPVRLVDALASRSEDPAQAQAQALPPPPPLGSSRPERVAGYRMDADSPRSDGRSSSPGGGQGARRRSRSPRQRGKPSPERVHVPLPPPPPVGSSRPVRVTYRLESDSSRSSRSSSPAEIMGPPRRRSPSRSNDGKRRRSSPPRRSPSPDPPKRPRRDDGAGRRSPPRGGRYERGGDGGKLAGHRAPDGPNSGYGASSKVQDITQRKGLMTYKQFILALEDDVSPAEAESRYHEYKTAYITTQKHAYFDLHKGDTRLKEKYHPTSLLSVIERRNEFCKAAAKSLILDLRSGTLDLGPGMTADGSSKSGNVNYGSSGNGEDYGNKRRKNGRGPPKEPGPLSTAPKAHPVSSKYRRVQADIDQTLALVRKLDTEKGIVGNILSIGGDHGKPDDDRSHVGSAGPLVIIRGLTTVKGLEGVELLDTLLTYLWRVHGVDYYGMSERRNANGFRHVRADNKIADGFNISAADWEKKLDSFWHERLVNGDDPLVVLTAKDKIDAATVEALAPYVKKIMDENYGYKYGCGAMGCAKVFHAPEFVHKHLKLKHPDLVSVLTLNVQDDIYFQNYMNDPNAPGGKPVMQQSEQDSGRMRRIPDEGAFDKQGSDAPLIPDAPPTVLVPLPGAGPLGPFVPITPDMAVQMMREQRPPRPNGAQRKKKPLMPEPMMPMYPHFPLDPRPLRRYNDLDAPEEEVTAIDYRSV; the protein is encoded by the exons ATGTGGCCTACGTGGGACGTCCCGCGCTCTCCTGGAGACCAGCCCGTCCGCCCgctcctcgccgcgccgcccggcgaTCGCCACGCGCGGCCCGGGCCCGCGCGCTCGTGGGCCGACGAAGCCGACGCCGCCGACGACGACCCCCCGctcccgccgcccccgccgctcgGCTCCTCCCGCCCCGTGCGCCTCGTCGACGCCCTCGCCTCCCGCTCCGAGGACCCCGCGCAGGCCCAGGCGCAGGcgctccctccccctcccccgctcgGCTCCTCCCGCCCCGAGCGCGTCGCCGGCTACCGCATGGACGCCGACTCGCCGCGCAGCGATGGGAGGAGCTCCAGCCCCGGAGGCGGCCAGGGCGCGCGGCGCCGCTCGCGCTCGCCACGCCAACGCGGGAAGCCGTCGCCGGAGCGCGTGCACGTGCCGCTCCCGCCACCTCCCCCCGTCGGCTCCTCCCGCCCCGTGCGCGTCACCTACCGCTTGGAGAGCGACTCGTCGCGCTCCTCCAGGAGCTCCAGCCCCGCAGAAATCATGGGCCCGCCGCGGCGGAGGTCGCCTTCGCGATCAAACGACGGGAAGAGGCGGCGCAGCTCCCCGCCGAGGAGGTCGCCGTCTCCCGACCCGCCCAAGCGGCCTCGAAGGGACGATGGGGCTGGCCGACGCAGCCCACCGCGCGGCGGGAG GTACGAGCGCGGCGGAGACGGTGGCAAGCTCGCCGGGCATCGCGCTCCAG ATGGGCCTAACTCTGGCTATGGTGCTTCCAGTAAGGTTCAAGATATAACCCAAAG AAAAGGATTAATGACGTACAAACAGTTTATCCTAGCTCTTGAAGATGATGTTTCACCAGCTGAAGCTGAGAGCAG GTACCATGAATACAAGACAGCATACATTACTACACAGAAACATGCATATTTTGATCTCCATAAGGGTGATACTAG GTTGAAAGAGAAGTACCACCCGACAAGCTTATTATCTGTTATTGAAAG GAGGAATGAGTTTTGTAAGGCTGCAGCGAAGAGTTTAATTCTTGATTTGCGAAGTGGAACTTTGGACCT TGGTCCTGGAATGACTGCTGATGGATCAAGCAAATCAGGGAATGTCAACTATGGAAGCTCTGGGAATGGTGAAGATTATGGTAACAAGAGAAGAAAGAATGGAAGAGGTCCCCCAAAAGAACCTGGACCACTTTCAACTGCTCCGAAAGCTCATCCGGTCAGTTCGAAGTATCGACGAGTTCAAGCTGACATAGATCAAACTCTAGCTTTAGTGCGAAAGCTTGACACTGAAAAGGGTATTGTTGGAAACATTCTGTCAATTGGTGGTGATCATGGCAAGCCAGATGATGACAGATCACATGTTGGATCCGCAGGGCCTTTAGTCATTATCCGGGGCTTAACTACTGTCAAGGGCCTTGAAGGTGTTGAGCTCCTTGACACTCTCCTTACCTACTTATGGCGTGTCCATGGTGTTGATTACTATGGCATGTCTGAGAGGAGAAACGCAAATGGTTTTCGTCATGTGAGAGCTGACAACAAAATTGCCGATGGGTTTAACATCAGTGCTGCTGATTGGGAGAAAAAACTGGATTCCTTCTGGCACGAAAGACTGGTGAATGGTGATGATCCTCTAGTTGTATTGACAGCCAAGGACAAAATTGATGCAGCAACTGTTGAAGCTCTGGCACCTTATGTCAAGAAAATTATGGATGAGAATTATGGCTATAAGTATGGGTGTGGAGCCATGGGGTGTGCAAAAGTTTTCCATGCTCCTGAGTTCGTTCACAAGCATCTAAAGCTCAAGCATCCTGACTTGGTCTCTGTGTTAACTTTGAATGTCCAAGATGATATCTATTTCCAAAATTACATGAA TGATCCAAATGCCCCAGGTGGAAAGCCAGTTATGCAGCAATCTGAACAA GACAGCGGCAGAATGAGAAGAATACCAGATGAAGGCGCTTTTGATAAGCAGGGTTCAGATGCCCCACTTATCCCTGACGCCCCTCCAACAGTACTAGTCCCTCTGCCTGGTGCTGG CCCATTGGGACCATTTGTTCCTATAACACCAGATATGGCCGTTCAAATGATGCGAGAGCAAAGACCTCCAAGACCGAATGGTGCTCAGCGTAAGAAGAAACCTTTGATGCCTGAACCAATGATGCCCATGTATCCGCATTTTCCGCTTGATCCTCGTCCTTTGCGAAG GTACAATGATCTTGATGCTCCTGAGGAAGAAGTCACTGCCATTGACTACAGAAGCGTGTAG
- the LOC109752309 gene encoding protein At-4/1, with protein MAAAAAAATTAAGDGELESLLRNFHRFSQGYKDALAEAQALRVSCSSESKKREALESHITDLKKDNERLRRLYTETLFKFTNQIKYHTEAQSLKEELGKANSRLLSMEEEHKREVEQLKHDNEMNCNALESKLSCALVQQAADEAAIKQLKLDLGAHKAHIDMLGSKLEQVTAEVHMKYKNDIQDLHDVIMVEQEEKDDTQRKLKTAENELRILKMKQAEQQRDSVSVQHVESLKQKVMKLRKENESLKRRLASSELDCS; from the exons atggcggcggctgcggcggcggcgacgacggcggcgggggaCGGGGAGCTGGAGTCGCTGCTCCGGAACTTCCACCGCTTCTCCCAG GGGTATAAAGATGCACTAGCTGAGGCCCAGGCTTTAAGAGTGAGCTGCAGTTCTGAATCCAAGAAGCGCGAAGCTCTTGAGTCGCATATAACAGATCTCAAGAAAG ATAATGAGCGGTTAAGGAGGCTGTACACTGAAACTTTATTCAAGTTCACCAACCAG ATAAAATATCACACAGAAGCTCAAAGTCTGAAGGAAGAATTAGGAAAAGCAAATAGCAGATTGCTATCCATGGAAGAG GAGCATAAGAGGGAGGTCGAGCAACTTAAGCATGACAATGAAATGAACTGCAATGCCCTGGAGAGCAAACTCAG CTGTGCTCTTGTTCAGCAAGCTGCCGATGAGGCTGCGATAAAACAACTCAAGTTGGACCTGGGTGCTCATAAAGCTCACATCGACATGCTAGGTAGCAAGTTGGAGCAGGTCACTGCTGAAGTACATATGAAGT ATAAAAACGATATCCAGGATTTGCACGATGTGATCATGGTGGAACAGGAGGAGAAAGACGACACGCAAAGGAAGCTTAAAACTGCAGAAAATGAGT TGAggattctgaagatgaagcaggCAGAGCAGCAAAGGGACTCCGTCTCGGTCCAGCATGTGGAGTCGCTGAAGCAGAAGGTCATGAAGCTCCGGAAGGAGAACGAGTCGCTGAAGCGGAGGCTGGCGAGCTCCGAGCTCGATTGCTCATGA
- the LOC109752310 gene encoding serrate RNA effector molecule isoform X2 — MWPTWDVPRSPGDQPVRPLLAAPPGDRHARPGPARSWADEADAADDDPPLPPPPPLGSSRPVRLVDALASRSEDPAQAQAQALPPPPPLGSSRPERVAGYRMDADSPRSDGRSSSPGGGQGARRRSRSPRQRGKPSPERVHVPLPPPPPVGSSRPVRVTYRLESDSSRSSRSSSPAEIMGPPRRRSPSRSNDGKRRRSSPPRRSPSPDPPKRPRRDDGAGRRSPPRGGRYERGGDGGKLAGHRAPDGPNSGYGASSKVQDITQRKGLMTYKQFILALEDDVSPAEAESRYHEYKTAYITTQKHAYFDLHKGDTRLKEKYHPTSLLSVIERRNEFCKAAAKSLILDLRSGTLDLGPGMTADGSSKSGNVNYGSSGNGEDYGNKRRKNGRGPPKEPGPLSTAPKAHPVSSKYRRVQADIDQTLALVRKLDTEKGPLVIIRGLTTVKGLEGVELLDTLLTYLWRVHGVDYYGMSERRNANGFRHVRADNKIADGFNISAADWEKKLDSFWHERLVNGDDPLVVLTAKDKIDAATVEALAPYVKKIMDENYGYKYGCGAMGCAKVFHAPEFVHKHLKLKHPDLVSVLTLNVQDDIYFQNYMNDPNAPGGKPVMQQSEQDSGRMRRIPDEGAFDKQGSDAPLIPDAPPTVLVPLPGAGPLGPFVPITPDMAVQMMREQRPPRPNGAQRKKKPLMPEPMMPMYPHFPLDPRPLRRYNDLDAPEEEVTAIDYRSV; from the exons ATGTGGCCTACGTGGGACGTCCCGCGCTCTCCTGGAGACCAGCCCGTCCGCCCgctcctcgccgcgccgcccggcgaTCGCCACGCGCGGCCCGGGCCCGCGCGCTCGTGGGCCGACGAAGCCGACGCCGCCGACGACGACCCCCCGctcccgccgcccccgccgctcgGCTCCTCCCGCCCCGTGCGCCTCGTCGACGCCCTCGCCTCCCGCTCCGAGGACCCCGCGCAGGCCCAGGCGCAGGcgctccctccccctcccccgctcgGCTCCTCCCGCCCCGAGCGCGTCGCCGGCTACCGCATGGACGCCGACTCGCCGCGCAGCGATGGGAGGAGCTCCAGCCCCGGAGGCGGCCAGGGCGCGCGGCGCCGCTCGCGCTCGCCACGCCAACGCGGGAAGCCGTCGCCGGAGCGCGTGCACGTGCCGCTCCCGCCACCTCCCCCCGTCGGCTCCTCCCGCCCCGTGCGCGTCACCTACCGCTTGGAGAGCGACTCGTCGCGCTCCTCCAGGAGCTCCAGCCCCGCAGAAATCATGGGCCCGCCGCGGCGGAGGTCGCCTTCGCGATCAAACGACGGGAAGAGGCGGCGCAGCTCCCCGCCGAGGAGGTCGCCGTCTCCCGACCCGCCCAAGCGGCCTCGAAGGGACGATGGGGCTGGCCGACGCAGCCCACCGCGCGGCGGGAG GTACGAGCGCGGCGGAGACGGTGGCAAGCTCGCCGGGCATCGCGCTCCAG ATGGGCCTAACTCTGGCTATGGTGCTTCCAGTAAGGTTCAAGATATAACCCAAAG AAAAGGATTAATGACGTACAAACAGTTTATCCTAGCTCTTGAAGATGATGTTTCACCAGCTGAAGCTGAGAGCAG GTACCATGAATACAAGACAGCATACATTACTACACAGAAACATGCATATTTTGATCTCCATAAGGGTGATACTAG GTTGAAAGAGAAGTACCACCCGACAAGCTTATTATCTGTTATTGAAAG GAGGAATGAGTTTTGTAAGGCTGCAGCGAAGAGTTTAATTCTTGATTTGCGAAGTGGAACTTTGGACCT TGGTCCTGGAATGACTGCTGATGGATCAAGCAAATCAGGGAATGTCAACTATGGAAGCTCTGGGAATGGTGAAGATTATGGTAACAAGAGAAGAAAGAATGGAAGAGGTCCCCCAAAAGAACCTGGACCACTTTCAACTGCTCCGAAAGCTCATCCGGTCAGTTCGAAGTATCGACGAGTTCAAGCTGACATAGATCAAACTCTAGCTTTAGTGCGAAAGCTTGACACTGAAAAGG GGCCTTTAGTCATTATCCGGGGCTTAACTACTGTCAAGGGCCTTGAAGGTGTTGAGCTCCTTGACACTCTCCTTACCTACTTATGGCGTGTCCATGGTGTTGATTACTATGGCATGTCTGAGAGGAGAAACGCAAATGGTTTTCGTCATGTGAGAGCTGACAACAAAATTGCCGATGGGTTTAACATCAGTGCTGCTGATTGGGAGAAAAAACTGGATTCCTTCTGGCACGAAAGACTGGTGAATGGTGATGATCCTCTAGTTGTATTGACAGCCAAGGACAAAATTGATGCAGCAACTGTTGAAGCTCTGGCACCTTATGTCAAGAAAATTATGGATGAGAATTATGGCTATAAGTATGGGTGTGGAGCCATGGGGTGTGCAAAAGTTTTCCATGCTCCTGAGTTCGTTCACAAGCATCTAAAGCTCAAGCATCCTGACTTGGTCTCTGTGTTAACTTTGAATGTCCAAGATGATATCTATTTCCAAAATTACATGAA TGATCCAAATGCCCCAGGTGGAAAGCCAGTTATGCAGCAATCTGAACAA GACAGCGGCAGAATGAGAAGAATACCAGATGAAGGCGCTTTTGATAAGCAGGGTTCAGATGCCCCACTTATCCCTGACGCCCCTCCAACAGTACTAGTCCCTCTGCCTGGTGCTGG CCCATTGGGACCATTTGTTCCTATAACACCAGATATGGCCGTTCAAATGATGCGAGAGCAAAGACCTCCAAGACCGAATGGTGCTCAGCGTAAGAAGAAACCTTTGATGCCTGAACCAATGATGCCCATGTATCCGCATTTTCCGCTTGATCCTCGTCCTTTGCGAAG GTACAATGATCTTGATGCTCCTGAGGAAGAAGTCACTGCCATTGACTACAGAAGCGTGTAG